The Rhodamnia argentea isolate NSW1041297 chromosome 10, ASM2092103v1, whole genome shotgun sequence sequence TACATGTTATTCAAGAAGGTAGTATGAAACTCAACTCACCAGCCAGGATCATTTTGTTGAAGTTTAAATCTTTTGGTTTGAATTCAATATTCTGGCTTTGATCAAGCTCGTGATGTGCTCAGCTACCCAAACTGATCCAGCTTCTGTGCAACAGAAAGAATGACTATGGCCCTCCCTCTCAATTGCTAAAGTAATTTCGGGGATCTTCTTGGATATCTACaaggaaaaaattacaaaaacgtGAGAATTGCCATCGATTACATCAAAGCACCGGAGGATGCTCATGAACTCACTTTAACCTCCTACAAATAGCTCGGGAATAGTTCCGTAGCATTAGAATGGCAAATAACCATGACATCACAAATTTTTCAAGAACGAAATTATAATCATGAGTTGTGACGTGAAACTCACACATGAAGCTATGATCATTCACAAGACATTTAATCGTGAAAAAGCTATTGTGAGAGTAATTCCTGCCAGTGTACATATTCACCGCGTAAGTCCTTGTCCATTACAAGATCTTTGAAATTTACCTCTTCAAACATTTGCAGCGGGCCCCAGTGATCATCGACACCAAACAAAAATGCGATTTTTTCCCTGTTTCCTCTCAGAAATGCCCAATCTGATACTTCTGAAAGCTGTCATGAACTACAATGGTCAGCATGGGCGTTCATTTCGTTGTCTCTCTACACAGGACATACTAGGAGTAGCACAATATCTCATAGAGAAACAAGATGCCGCTCTCTTTAATCCATTAGGTGAAAAATAGCTTAAGGAAACAACTTCCCACCAACATGATTATCACATGCACCCTGCCACTACTTCCCACATAAGCTAGAACTATAGATGATTCCTTCTTACTGTCTTAATGAATATCTTCACCAGGCAACTGAGAAATGCATGGAAACCCCTAATTTTCTCAAGCAATGACAAGAAACATTTGAGCCAAAGGCATCAATATCTATTCTGTGGACAGCGGAAACAGAAATTTAAGTAAACATTACTTTGTTAAACAGAGACTTGCAAATTGTTTCAGTTGGACATTATGAGCATACGAGGGATTATCTATCTTTAAACCGATTCTATAACCACAAGCCTGGGCCTCTCGGTTTAGCTGCAAAGTTGATTTACGTATTTTATCTGATGCTGCAGAAAGTAAAACCAGATATAGAGAGTAGTAGTTCCAATGCAGTATGGAACAACTTCAGGATGCACAGGAGAGGACTGTGCGAAGCTTTAGGCAACTAGCATTGGTACATAAGTCCCATGAAGGGAGAAAATCTTTTGCCAGGATCATAATACTTCCTGAAGATGAAGTGAAAACACAGTGCTTGTGGCTTCATTAAGGAATAGCACAGCTGGCAAAGCCTAGcttgaatattagaaaaatgaCTACACtgtttttttagaaagaaataGCAACATTTCACGTCTGCAACCTGATGAGACTGAAATTAATAGTACTTGAATTGATCTTGCTTTTCAAATTAGGATGGATGGAACACTAACCTGCTTGAACTCCGTCATTGCCATGAAGAGCATATTCCGCATTGTATGATACTGTAAAAATGAAGTGAACTATCAGAAGTACAAACAGCATGCCATTGCAGTGAATTTGCTATTCGACAACAACTAAAATGCGACAATTTCCACCAACAGAGACTCACAGAGGATAGTCCTTTAAGTATAGAAGAGCTAACATCACCTGCAGCAAATGAGTGCATGTAGCCTCAATTGCCAATGGAGACCACGATTTACCAAGAGAGTTCGCGACAATAAACCTGGAAAATCTGCTTGGTAATGAACCCAATAATGCTACAATAAAGCTTAGAGCTGCACAGATGATGGAGGACCTGAAACTCAAGAATGTGCAACATCAGACCCATTGACCGAATCAGTAACGGTCTTATCAAGAATGCTCCAAGTAGCACTGggtaaagcaaagaaaagatgcAGGACTTGCTCTGACGAAATTACTTAAATAGTACATCATTAGGATCACAGAGCAATATAGTTCGTAAAGATATATAAGAGGTGCTGAAGGAGAATTACAAACTAAGCCTAGGCATATAGCAAATATAGAAGACTGAAAATCTTGTAGCTAAATAATTGTGATATGATGCAAAGAATTTGCTTAGTTGTAAAGAGTACTTGGAAAAGGTAAGGCAATGAAGACATCCCCCACTCCGTAGAAAACAAATGACAGAATAATTATGTTACTTATGACAAGGAAAGAGCTTTACGCTGAAATATTCTTAATAATAGACTGCTTCATGGACCCCGGGTTCAATGCCAGGAATGGATACAGTCCAATACAGTACGTGACCTAGCAAAGCCAAAGAACTCAGGAGCTtgccttttcaaattaaaagcATTATGAGAAACTTAATAGGTTGCCAAACTATCAAGCGAGAGTAAATTCACCTTCTCGGGGCACTTCCGGAGGATCTCCATAGAGATATATGAACCAATTGAGTGCCCAACCTTCAAGTACGAATATGAGTTACATGCCATTTATTAGAGGTCAGAAGAGAGCAAAAGAtctttcctcattttttcaGGGAAATAATCCCCTTCAGAATATCTCCCTATATAATAAAGCAAACCCAAAAACAACATTTGACCTCAACCTTTCTCCACAAAATTCTGTGAATAGCCCACACCTGCTGTAAGTTCAAAAAAggtaaaggaaaataaagctCTACGGAACGAACAAAGTTCCTTGTATTCCAGAATACACTAAACTTTTAAGACCACTTGAGCTTTTGAAATTACACTAAGGTTGTCTGCTCGAGAAACTCAAGCTTCAAAAGTACAAATATGTATACTTCACCATGAAGAAAAGAAGCTTAAACTAAACCATATTAATGTACACCAGAAATCTTCTCCAGAGGCAGTTCATATATGTTTCACACTTGTAGAAGCATGACACATGCTCAACTCCATGCAGTTCCACGACTCTATTGATTTCATAGATACTGATCGCAATAACTCTACCATAACACTGCTTATATCAAAGTAATGGAGACTGTCTTTggcgaaagaaaaaattaggcaAACTATCTTTCT is a genomic window containing:
- the LOC115753882 gene encoding lipid droplet-associated hydrolase isoform X3 translates to MLLLLLRLPCSAVAVRPLSLFRRRGTRISFKCECGVMGRESLPSKAATFRLCDVSGCATELLEVRSEDPALHVLFIPGNPGIVTYYKDFVESLYDLLGGNASITVVGHISHSKKDWENGRSFSLQEQIDHKVEFMRQEMQNTRAPLLLVGHSIGSYISMEILRKCPEKVTYCIGLYPFLALNPGSMKQSIIKNISASSIICAALSFIVALLGSLPSRFSRFIVANSLGKSWSPLAIEATCTHLLQYHTMRNMLFMAMTEFKQISKKIPEITLAIEREGHSHSFCCTEAGSVWVAEHITSLIKARILNSNQKI
- the LOC115753882 gene encoding lipid droplet-associated hydrolase isoform X1, which produces MLLLLLRLPCSAVAVRPLSLFRRRGTRISFKCECGVMGRESLPSKAATFRLCDVSGCATELLEVRSEDPALHVLFIPGNPGIVTYYKDFVESLYDLLGGNASITVVGHISHSKKDWENGRSFSLQEQIDHKVEFMRQEMQNTRAPLLLVGHSIGSYISMEILRKCPEKVTYCIGLYPFLALNPGSMKQSIIKNISASSIICAALSFIVALLGSLPSRFSRFIVANSLGKSWSPLAIEATCTHLLQYHTMRNMLFMAMTEFKQLSEVSDWAFLRGNREKIAFLFGVDDHWGPLQMFEEISKKIPEITLAIEREGHSHSFCCTEAGSVWVAEHITSLIKARILNSNQKI
- the LOC115753882 gene encoding lipid droplet-associated hydrolase isoform X2, which encodes MLLLLLRLPCSAVAVRPLSLFRRRGTRISFKCECGVMGRESLPSKAATFRLCDVSGCATELLEVRSEDPALHVLFIPGNPGIVTYYKDFVESLYDLLGGNASITVVGHISHSKKDWENGRSFSLQEQIDHKVEFMRQEMQNTRAPLLLVGHSIGSYISMEILRKCPEKVTYCIGLYPFLALNPGSMKQSIIKNISAFIVANSLGKSWSPLAIEATCTHLLQYHTMRNMLFMAMTEFKQLSEVSDWAFLRGNREKIAFLFGVDDHWGPLQMFEEISKKIPEITLAIEREGHSHSFCCTEAGSVWVAEHITSLIKARILNSNQKI
- the LOC115753882 gene encoding lipid droplet-associated hydrolase isoform X4; the protein is MGRESLPSKAATFRLCDVSGCATELLEVRSEDPALHVLFIPGNPGIVTYYKDFVESLYDLLGGNASITVVGHISHSKKDWENGRSFSLQEQIDHKVEFMRQEMQNTRAPLLLVGHSIGSYISMEILRKCPEKVTYCIGLYPFLALNPGSMKQSIIKNISASSIICAALSFIVALLGSLPSRFSRFIVANSLGKSWSPLAIEATCTHLLQYHTMRNMLFMAMTEFKQLSEVSDWAFLRGNREKIAFLFGVDDHWGPLQMFEEISKKIPEITLAIEREGHSHSFCCTEAGSVWVAEHITSLIKARILNSNQKI